Proteins found in one Labrenzia sp. VG12 genomic segment:
- a CDS encoding DUF952 domain-containing protein → MTLIFKIVPETLWQEALDRKAFQGAPVDLADGFIHFSDPDQVKETAAKHFAGQQDLLLVAFEADGFGDKLKWEPSRGGALFPHLYATFDPAVALWVKDLPLAEDGTHVFPELSR, encoded by the coding sequence ATGACACTGATATTCAAGATTGTTCCAGAAACGCTTTGGCAGGAGGCTCTCGACCGGAAGGCCTTCCAGGGAGCCCCCGTCGATCTGGCGGATGGGTTCATCCATTTTTCCGATCCGGACCAGGTGAAGGAAACCGCTGCGAAACACTTTGCCGGACAGCAAGACCTGCTGCTGGTGGCCTTCGAGGCCGACGGGTTTGGCGACAAGCTGAAGTGGGAACCTTCGCGCGGCGGTGCCCTGTTCCCCCATCTCTACGCAACGTTTGATCCGGCTGTGGCCCTCTGGGTCAAGGACCTGCCGCTTGCCGAAGACGGCACGCATGTCTTTCCGGAGCTCAGCCGATGA